The Bacteroidota bacterium nucleotide sequence CCAATGGTCCTTCCATGGTAAGCGCCAGGTCGGATGCTCCTACGGTTCCCCTGATGATTGTCCGTTCGGGATTGCCATTCTTCATTTTCATCTCCAGGATAGAACTGAGTGCATTGCCTCTGCTTGCAGGAAATGCGCCCGAATACAGATCTACTTCCCGGAGGAAATCGGCATTGATGATGCCTACGGGCCCACCCGAAGCACCTTGTGTGGAAAAATGATTGATGGTTGGTATCTCGACATCTTCCAGATAGAATTTATTTTCGCTTGGGCCACCACCCCTGACAATAATGTCGTTGCGGTATGAAACGCTGGAGGCAACACCCGGGAGGTTTTGAATAACCCTGGAAATATCCCTGTTGGAGCCCGGATTTTTCTCAATTTCAGAGACTCCAAGGGACCGGATACTTACAGGACTCTGGTTATCACGCTCAAACGGACTAGACCTGACTACCACCTCCTGTAACTGGACTTGTGCAGGGGTCATAGGTATGTCGAGGAATACGGCCCCTACATTGGTTACAGCAACCTCCTCGGTGATGCGGTTCTGGTAACCGACTGCCGTAGCAGTAAGGGTTACAAATCCCGGATTGAGTCCGGTAAACGTAAAGTTACCATCAAAATCCGATGTAGTACCAATCGAGGTATTGGTGATAATGATATTGGCAAATGGAATGGGTTCGTTGGTGTTGGTGTTGAATATTCTTCCTTTTACCGACCCCGTTTGTGCGTGCAGCGTAATCAACGATGCAACCATGAATATCAATGTAAGTGTTATTTTATGTTTCTTCATTTTACAAAACCTCCTGATAGGCCTTTAGCGCTCTTTCTCTCGCAAATTTGTGTTCAACAATGGGTTTGGGATAAGAAGCAGTATCGAATTCGGGAACAAATTTTCTTATATACTCCTTCCTGGGATCGAATTTCTTTTGCTGGCTTTCGGGATTGAAAATCCTGAAATAGGGAGCGGCATCGCACCCGGTGCCGGCTGCCCATTGCCATCCTCCGTTGTTTGACGATAATTCAAAGTCAAGCAGTTTGTCTGCAAAATATTTTTCACCCCAGCGCCAGTCAATCAACAGGTGTTTTGTCAGGAAGCTGGCGCATATCATCCTGATACGGTTGTGCATATATCCTGTTTGGTTAAGCTGGCGCATGCCGGCATCCACAAGGGGATAGCCTGTTTGTCCGTTGCACCATGCCATAAACTCTTCCTCGTTGTTTCTCCAGAGCATGTTGTCGTAAGCCGGCCGGAAAGCCCTTCCCTCCACAAACGGAAAATGCCAGAGTATCATCATATAAAACTCACGCCAGATAAGCTCGTTAAGAAAAGTCTCGTTAAGGCTTGCAGCCGTTTTGACCAGGTCCCGGATGCTGATGGTCCCGAACCTGAGGTGCGGCCCCAGACGGCTGGTTCCGTTCAGAGCCGGATAATCGCGCGTTTGATCGTACTTCCCGATGATGTCAGTATCGATGGTTCCTTCAGGAAAATGCCCATCCCCTGCAACAAATCCCATGTCTTCAAGTGAAACCAAAGGAAATGGCTGGGTCTTCAG carries:
- a CDS encoding DNA photolyase family protein, which produces MKEPISIFWFRRDLRTVDNAGLYAALQGQYPVLPVFIFDTGILDNLEKPYDRRVSFIHSRIAGLKKELETYGSSLLTLYGNTEQIIESLTSQYTVSAVYINHDYEPYAIRRDHNIARILSSKGIAFHTFKDQVILEKNEVMKDDGKPYSIFTPYMKKWKAKLDLAAIQEYPSEKHLNRLLKTQPFPLVSLEDMGFVAGDGHFPEGTIDTDIIGKYDQTRDYPALNGTSRLGPHLRFGTISIRDLVKTAASLNETFLNELIWREFYMMILWHFPFVEGRAFRPAYDNMLWRNNEEEFMAWCNGQTGYPLVDAGMRQLNQTGYMHNRIRMICASFLTKHLLIDWRWGEKYFADKLLDFELSSNNGGWQWAAGTGCDAAPYFRIFNPESQQKKFDPRKEYIRKFVPEFDTASYPKPIVEHKFARERALKAYQEVL